The genomic region GAAGATCCTGGTAATGTTAGCTATTCAGCAGTCGGAGGGCTATCAGATCAGATTCGAGAACTTCGGGAATCCATAGAATTGCCTCTGATGAATCCGGAGCTCTTTTTAAGGGTCGGAATTAAACCTCCCAAGGTAAATATTCACCGATTTTCAATATTCGAATTGTAAAAGTTACCGAAATAAATTGCTTCTGTATTTTGTTTCTTAGGGTGTTCTTCTCTATGGACCTCCTGGTACCGGCAAGACTTTACTAGCTAGAGCGATCGCTAGTAATATTGATGCTAATTTCTTAAAGGTACCATGCATTACTATTTTAAGTTTGTTTACAACTTTACATGCTTTTTAGATAAgttaggggtatttccgtcttgttagttaacttaaagggcaattcggtctttttcatgAGTATTCACTCTATTCACATAAAGTGAAAACCAAATTGCCCTATAAGTTAGGAAAAAAGGACGGAAATACCTTTTGAcctaacggagaaaaatggatggttaacgagctggatgaaaatggcaagaatTTCAAACCTTTGggatccaaatgcggaaaaacaaacctttggacgaaagtcgcaaaactatcttaacctcagggacgaaaatggcattttacccTGTTCTTTATTATAACATTTGGTAAATCGTTTGTAGGTCGTATCAAGTGCCATTATTGATAAGTACATAGGGGAGAGTGCAAGATTGATCAGAGAAATGTTCAGTTATGCACGTGATCACCAAGTATTGCTTCTAGCCTCTGTCGTTATCATCTTAACGAATGGAAAAAATATCTATTTTCTTCGAGTCCATGTTTTAGCACGTGTTCTTACTTCTTATGCTTGTTTGTCGATTTTCCAGCCCTGCATCATATTCATGGATGAAATTGATGCAATCGGTGGACGTCGTTTTAGTGAGGGAACTAGTGCTGACCGTGAGATTCAACGAACACTAATGGAGTTGCTGAATCAGCTAGATGGGTTTGATCAGCTCGGGAAGGTATATGTTTTTACTGTTCGAAAGTTGATTTAACGCGCATTACGTAGAGAGATGACATCTTATTCGATTGACGTCTTTAGGTAAAAATGATTATGGCTACAAACAGACCCGATGTTCTGGATCCAGCGCTTCTTCGTCCCGGTAGACTAGACAGGAAAATAGAGATCCCGCTTCCAAACGAGCAATCAAGAACGGAAATTCTCAAAATTCATGCTGCTGGGATTGCTAAACATGGTGAAATTGATTACGAGGCCGTCGTTAAGCTTGCTGAGGTATTTTATGGCTTTAAGTCGACGTATATGGTTATCTCTAGTTGGTTTTGTTtataaaaattgcgatttcagtccttgtggtttcactttcgtaaccatttcagtccacctcgtaaccatttcagtccctgtacttacataataaatggattgaaatggttacgaaagtgaaaccgcagggactgaaatggttacgaaagtgaaaccacagggactgaaatcgcaatttttaaactaa from Helianthus annuus cultivar XRQ/B chromosome 10, HanXRQr2.0-SUNRISE, whole genome shotgun sequence harbors:
- the LOC110886050 gene encoding 26S proteasome regulatory subunit S10B homolog B; translation: MTSEGEDAVRRRGAITEYRKKMLQHKELDSRVRAVRESLRSTKKEYGKTEDDLKSLQSVGQIIGEVLRPLDSERLIVKASSGPRYVVGCRSKVDKEKLTAGTRVVLDMTTLTIMRALPREVDPVVYNMLHEDPGNVSYSAVGGLSDQIRELRESIELPLMNPELFLRVGIKPPKGVLLYGPPGTGKTLLARAIASNIDANFLKVVSSAIIDKYIGESARLIREMFSYARDHQPCIIFMDEIDAIGGRRFSEGTSADREIQRTLMELLNQLDGFDQLGKVKMIMATNRPDVLDPALLRPGRLDRKIEIPLPNEQSRTEILKIHAAGIAKHGEIDYEAVVKLAEGFNGADLRNVCTEAGMSAIRAERDYVIHEDFMKAVRKLNEAKKLESSAHYNADFGKE